In Perca fluviatilis chromosome 3, GENO_Pfluv_1.0, whole genome shotgun sequence, the following proteins share a genomic window:
- the si:ch211-122f10.4 gene encoding cathepsin A-like isoform X1 translates to MIAGGLLMCLLAVFQLGSRAQYAPDEVTYLPGLKFKPNYRQWSGFLQARPGKYLHYWFVTSQRDPIKDPLVLWLNGGPGCSSLDGFLSENGPFHVNDDGATLYENTFSWNKIANVLYLESPAGVGYSYSDDQKYATDDDQVADDNYKALQSFFAKFPSFTQNEFFIFGESYGGIYAPTLSLRVATGAVKINFKGFSVGNGLSSYALNDQTLVYFGYYHGLFGEDLWRDLNINCCDKGNCNFYNSSSETCKTLVNVAFGIVYNSGLNEYALYLDCEVGRRSHRGYERTMSHLFKNYKKHPHLHKVSDGVSSSVSLVEVPPCINSTAQINWLNRGDVRKALHIPDTLPSWDLCSDDVGEQYTNLYPTVKEVYLKLLSLGLRALVYNGDTDMACNFLGDQWFVEDLGLKATTKYQTWLHDDQIAGYYQQFGNITFLTVKGAGHMVPQWAPGPAFHMFQSFITNGYY, encoded by the exons ATGATCGCCGGTGGTTTATTGATGTGTTTGCTGGCCGTGTTTCAGCTCGGCTCGCGGGCTCAGTACGCCCCTGATGAGGTGACCTACCTGCCGGGTCTGAAGTTCAAACCGAACTATCGACAGTGGTCGGGATTCCTCCAGGCACGGCCCGGAAAGTATCTCCATTATTG GTTTGTGACTTCTCAAAGAGACCCGATCAAAGACCCCCTGGTGCTCTGGTTGAATGGAGGCCCAGGCTGCAGCTCTCTTGATGGATTCCTGTCAGAGAATGGACCATTTCAT GTCAATGATGACGGGGCCACACTGTATGAGAACACATTCAGCTGGAACAAGATTGCCAATGTGCTGTATCTAGAATCTCCTGCAGGTGTGGGATATTCCTACTCTGATGACCAAAAGTACGCCACCGATGATGACCAG GTCGCTGATGATAATTACAAAGCCCTCCAGAGTTTCTTTGCTAAGTTCCCAAGTTTCACTCAAAATGAGTTCTTCATCTTTGGGGAAAGTTATGGTGGAATTTATGCACCCACCCTCAGCCTGCGCGTGGCTACTGGAGCTGTCAAAATCAACTTCAAG GGCTTTTCGGTGGGAAATGGCCTCAGCAGTTATGCTCTCAATGACCAAACTTTGGTCTACTTTGGTTACTACCACGGCCTTTTTGGAGAAGA TTTGTGGCGTGATCTGAACATAAATTGCTGTGACAAGGGAAACTGTAACTTTTACAACTCCAGTTCAGAGACCTGCAAGACGCTG GTGAATGTGGCCTTTGGTATTGTGTATAATAGCGGACTGAATGAGTATGCCCTTTACTTGGATTGTGAGGTTGGCAGAAGATCCCACAGAGGCTACGAGAGGACCATGAGTCACCTGTTTAAAAACTACAAGAAACACCCACACCTCCACAAG GTTTCAGATGGAGTTTCTTCCTCCGTGTCTCTGGTTGAAGTCCCTCCCTGCATCAACAGTACGGCTCAGATAAACTGGCTGAACAGAGGCGATGTGAGGAAAGCGTTACACATTCCAGACACACTGCCATCATGGGACCTCTGCAG TGATGACGTTGGAGAGCAATACACCAACCTGTACCCAACAGTGAAGGAGGTGTATCTGAAGCTGCTCTCTCTGGGCCTGCGGGCACTCGTCTACAACGGAGACACTGACATGGCCTGCAACTTCCTGGGAGACCAGTGGTTCGTGGAAGACCTCGGCTTGAAG GCCACCACTAAGTACCAGACCTGGCTTCATGATGACCAGATTGCTGGTTATTACCAACAGTTTGGAAACATCACTTTCCTGACAGTCAAG GGTGCAGGGCACATGGTTCCTCAGTGGGCTCCGGGTCCAGCTTTCCACATGTTCCAGTCTTTCATAACAAATGGCTACTACTGA
- the si:ch211-122f10.4 gene encoding cathepsin A-like isoform X2: MIAGGLLMCLLAVFQLGSRAQYAPDEVTYLPGLKFKPNYRQWSGFLQARPGKYLHYWFVTSQRDPIKDPLVLWLNGGPGCSSLDGFLSENGPFHVNDDGATLYENTFSWNKIANVLYLESPAGVGYSYSDDQKYATDDDQVADDNYKALQSFFAKFPSFTQNEFFIFGESYGGIYAPTLSLRVATGAVKINFKGFSVGNGLSSYALNDQTLVYFGYYHGLFGEDLWRDLNINCCDKGNCNFYNSSSETCKTLVNVAFGIVYNSGLNEYALYLDCEVGRRSHRGYERTMSHLFKNYKKHPHLHKVSDGVSSSVSLVEVPPCINSTAQINWLNRGDVRKALHIPDTLPSWDLCRCCSKQDILWQKNRTHTPILT; this comes from the exons ATGATCGCCGGTGGTTTATTGATGTGTTTGCTGGCCGTGTTTCAGCTCGGCTCGCGGGCTCAGTACGCCCCTGATGAGGTGACCTACCTGCCGGGTCTGAAGTTCAAACCGAACTATCGACAGTGGTCGGGATTCCTCCAGGCACGGCCCGGAAAGTATCTCCATTATTG GTTTGTGACTTCTCAAAGAGACCCGATCAAAGACCCCCTGGTGCTCTGGTTGAATGGAGGCCCAGGCTGCAGCTCTCTTGATGGATTCCTGTCAGAGAATGGACCATTTCAT GTCAATGATGACGGGGCCACACTGTATGAGAACACATTCAGCTGGAACAAGATTGCCAATGTGCTGTATCTAGAATCTCCTGCAGGTGTGGGATATTCCTACTCTGATGACCAAAAGTACGCCACCGATGATGACCAG GTCGCTGATGATAATTACAAAGCCCTCCAGAGTTTCTTTGCTAAGTTCCCAAGTTTCACTCAAAATGAGTTCTTCATCTTTGGGGAAAGTTATGGTGGAATTTATGCACCCACCCTCAGCCTGCGCGTGGCTACTGGAGCTGTCAAAATCAACTTCAAG GGCTTTTCGGTGGGAAATGGCCTCAGCAGTTATGCTCTCAATGACCAAACTTTGGTCTACTTTGGTTACTACCACGGCCTTTTTGGAGAAGA TTTGTGGCGTGATCTGAACATAAATTGCTGTGACAAGGGAAACTGTAACTTTTACAACTCCAGTTCAGAGACCTGCAAGACGCTG GTGAATGTGGCCTTTGGTATTGTGTATAATAGCGGACTGAATGAGTATGCCCTTTACTTGGATTGTGAGGTTGGCAGAAGATCCCACAGAGGCTACGAGAGGACCATGAGTCACCTGTTTAAAAACTACAAGAAACACCCACACCTCCACAAG GTTTCAGATGGAGTTTCTTCCTCCGTGTCTCTGGTTGAAGTCCCTCCCTGCATCAACAGTACGGCTCAGATAAACTGGCTGAACAGAGGCGATGTGAGGAAAGCGTTACACATTCCAGACACACTGCCATCATGGGACCTCTGCAG GTGCTGCAGCAAACAGGACATTTTATGGCAAAAAAataggacacacacaccaattttAACA TGA
- the LOC120555868 gene encoding transcription factor E2F5-like isoform X2, whose protein sequence is MDPECSPNSPDEVTATPDQQNPKYQRSLRSLHMLTTRFVSMLQQADGGVLDLKQAISVLAVGQKRRIYDITNVLEGVGLIAKISKSTVKWKGTLPGENAHHGLSNRLMALKYELEDLEQKECMLDQQKFWVEQSIRNTAEDCSDLTYVNHEDICNCFSGHNLLAVRAPSGTQLDVPIPKAVQNSPAKYQIHLKSINGPIDVVLLNKLSVSSVPVVLPVPPPEELLRNAKPAMYTSVETESSIAPCQASANTKPGTKSRRTDTEDMRQLLRSSCMKAQRTDASEYLAKELRDLLHPNNVMKADLITKLMSSEVFSPLLRLSPPPSEREYVYNLDETEGLSDLFDIPVLNV, encoded by the exons ATGGATCCTGAATGTAGCCCAAATAGTCCAGACGAAGTGACCGCCACGCCAGACCAGCAGAACCCCAAATACCAAAGGAGTCTGAGGAGCCTTCATATGCTCACCACGAGGTTTGTCAGCATGTTACAACAAGCTGATGGCGGTGTGCTGGACCTCAAACAG GCTATCAGTGTCTTGGCTGTTGGACAGAAAAGGCGAATCTATGACATCACAAATGTGCTGGAGGGTGTTGGTCTAATCGCAAAAATCTCCAAGAGCACTGTAAAGTGGAA GGGTACACTGCCAGGAGAAAATGCACATCACGGGTTGAGCAACAGACTGATGGCGTTGAAGTATGAGCTGGAGGACTTGGAGCAGAAGGAATGTATGTTAGACCAGCAGAAATTCTGGGTTGAACAGAGCATTAGGAACACAGCAGAAGACTGCAGCGA TCTGACCTATGTGAATCATGAAGACATCTGCAACTGCTTCAGTG GCCATAATCTCTTGGCGGTACGAGCACCATCTGGCACACAGCTAGATGTTCCTATTCCCAAAGCT GTCCAGAACAGCCCAGCAAAGTACCAGATCCATCTGAAAAGCATCAATGGACCGATAGATGTCGTTCTTCTTAACAAACTCTCTGTCAGCTCTGTTCCTGTCGTACTGCCAGTCCCACCGCCAGAAGAACTTTTACGGAATGCCAAACCAGCCATGTACACTTCAGTTGAGACAGAAAGCAGTATCGCCCCATGTCAGGCTTCAGCTAATACCAAACCTGGCACCAAATCTAGACGGACGGACACGGAGGACATGCGGCAGCTCCTTCGGTCATCATGTATGAAGGCTCAAAGAACTGATGCATCTGAAT ATTTAGCAAAAGAACTGCGGGACCTACTACACCCAAACAACG TAATGAAAGCAGATCTGATCACAAAGCTTATGTCCTCTGAAG TTTTTTCTCCACTCCTCCGTCTATCTCCGCCTCCATCTGAACGTGAATATGTCTACAATCTGGATGAGACTGAAGGCCTCAGTGACCTCTTTGACATCCCTGTGCTCAATGTTTGA
- the LOC120555868 gene encoding transcription factor E2F4-like isoform X1, with protein sequence MDPECSPNSPDEVTATPDQQNPKYQRSLRSLHMLTTRFVSMLQQADGGVLDLKQAISVLAVGQKRRIYDITNVLEGVGLIAKISKSTVKWKGTLPGENAHHGLSNRLMALKYELEDLEQKECMLDQQKFWVEQSIRNTAEDCSDLTYVNHEDICNCFSGHNLLAVRAPSGTQLDVPIPKAVQNSPAKYQIHLKSINGPIDVVLLNKLSVSSVPVVLPVPPPEELLRNAKPAMYTSVETESSIAPCQASANTKPGTKSRRTDTEDMRQLLRSSCMKAQRTDASEYLAKELRDLLHPNNEVMKADLITKLMSSEVFSPLLRLSPPPSEREYVYNLDETEGLSDLFDIPVLNV encoded by the exons ATGGATCCTGAATGTAGCCCAAATAGTCCAGACGAAGTGACCGCCACGCCAGACCAGCAGAACCCCAAATACCAAAGGAGTCTGAGGAGCCTTCATATGCTCACCACGAGGTTTGTCAGCATGTTACAACAAGCTGATGGCGGTGTGCTGGACCTCAAACAG GCTATCAGTGTCTTGGCTGTTGGACAGAAAAGGCGAATCTATGACATCACAAATGTGCTGGAGGGTGTTGGTCTAATCGCAAAAATCTCCAAGAGCACTGTAAAGTGGAA GGGTACACTGCCAGGAGAAAATGCACATCACGGGTTGAGCAACAGACTGATGGCGTTGAAGTATGAGCTGGAGGACTTGGAGCAGAAGGAATGTATGTTAGACCAGCAGAAATTCTGGGTTGAACAGAGCATTAGGAACACAGCAGAAGACTGCAGCGA TCTGACCTATGTGAATCATGAAGACATCTGCAACTGCTTCAGTG GCCATAATCTCTTGGCGGTACGAGCACCATCTGGCACACAGCTAGATGTTCCTATTCCCAAAGCT GTCCAGAACAGCCCAGCAAAGTACCAGATCCATCTGAAAAGCATCAATGGACCGATAGATGTCGTTCTTCTTAACAAACTCTCTGTCAGCTCTGTTCCTGTCGTACTGCCAGTCCCACCGCCAGAAGAACTTTTACGGAATGCCAAACCAGCCATGTACACTTCAGTTGAGACAGAAAGCAGTATCGCCCCATGTCAGGCTTCAGCTAATACCAAACCTGGCACCAAATCTAGACGGACGGACACGGAGGACATGCGGCAGCTCCTTCGGTCATCATGTATGAAGGCTCAAAGAACTGATGCATCTGAAT ATTTAGCAAAAGAACTGCGGGACCTACTACACCCAAACAACG AAGTAATGAAAGCAGATCTGATCACAAAGCTTATGTCCTCTGAAG TTTTTTCTCCACTCCTCCGTCTATCTCCGCCTCCATCTGAACGTGAATATGTCTACAATCTGGATGAGACTGAAGGCCTCAGTGACCTCTTTGACATCCCTGTGCTCAATGTTTGA